A genomic window from candidate division KSB1 bacterium includes:
- a CDS encoding TIGR03663 family protein, with protein MSLNFITLRRLRAALFVCVLLAAAGLRLPHLAQRPLHTDEAVHAVKFGLLLEKGDYRYDPHEYHGPALVYFTLIPAALRRQSTFAELDEVTLRIVPLFFGLALTAIPLAFRRLLPKGAAFWAALLTAVSPAMVFYSRYYIMEMLLVFFTACFLLALWKFLTQGGILWGAALGLSMGLMHASKETCILSWAAAAVAVAFLAVGKKTKFSCAKLEVKAILVALTAALLVSGLFFSSFGKNPHGIFDSVMTYAVYFSRGAGHGSAHVYPWYTYLKWLLWNHTPGKPLWTEAAIIVLGLVGCTVAWKTEPGESKNFNLFLCLYTLVLTAIYSLIPYKTPWSMLGFLHGWILLAAIGIDALLSRLMGRQKLAFAVLFSSSLLHLGLQAVQQNRQYDTDSSNPYVYAHTHRDLFRLVQAVEQLSAASPLGNDEYIEIICPN; from the coding sequence ATGTCTTTGAATTTCATTACATTGCGCCGCCTCCGAGCGGCGCTTTTTGTTTGCGTCCTACTCGCCGCTGCCGGCCTTCGTCTGCCGCACCTGGCGCAGCGGCCTCTGCACACCGACGAGGCCGTGCATGCCGTCAAATTCGGTCTGCTTCTGGAAAAAGGCGACTATCGCTACGATCCCCACGAATACCACGGACCGGCGCTCGTCTATTTTACGCTCATTCCGGCTGCCTTGCGGCGGCAATCGACTTTCGCAGAACTCGATGAGGTCACGCTTCGCATCGTGCCGCTTTTCTTCGGCCTCGCCTTGACGGCGATCCCCTTGGCTTTTCGCCGACTCTTGCCCAAAGGCGCCGCTTTTTGGGCAGCGCTGTTGACCGCCGTATCGCCGGCGATGGTCTTTTACAGCCGCTATTACATCATGGAAATGCTCCTGGTCTTTTTCACCGCCTGCTTTCTCCTGGCGCTCTGGAAATTTCTCACCCAAGGAGGAATACTTTGGGGAGCAGCGTTGGGGCTTTCCATGGGACTCATGCACGCTTCTAAAGAGACCTGCATCCTCTCTTGGGCGGCTGCAGCCGTGGCCGTAGCCTTCCTGGCGGTCGGAAAGAAGACAAAATTTTCGTGTGCCAAGCTCGAGGTCAAAGCTATCCTTGTTGCGCTTACGGCGGCTTTACTGGTTTCGGGGCTGTTCTTTTCCTCATTCGGAAAAAATCCGCACGGCATCTTTGATTCCGTGATGACTTATGCCGTCTATTTTTCCCGCGGCGCCGGTCACGGCTCGGCGCACGTTTATCCATGGTATACCTATCTAAAATGGCTGCTGTGGAATCATACTCCCGGCAAACCGCTTTGGACCGAGGCGGCAATTATCGTTCTCGGTCTGGTCGGCTGCACCGTTGCCTGGAAAACAGAGCCTGGGGAATCGAAAAATTTTAACCTTTTTCTCTGTCTTTATACATTGGTGCTAACGGCGATCTATTCGCTTATCCCCTACAAGACGCCCTGGAGCATGCTCGGCTTTCTGCACGGCTGGATTCTTTTGGCTGCCATCGGCATCGATGCGCTTCTTAGCCGATTGATGGGAAGACAGAAACTCGCGTTTGCGGTTCTCTTTTCCTCTTCCCTTCTACATCTCGGCCTGCAGGCCGTTCAGCAGAATCGACAATATGACACCGATTCCTCCAACCCCTATGTCTATGCCCATACGCATCGCGATCTATTCCGCCTGGTGCAGGCCGTAGAACAGCTCTCTGCGGCTTCTCCGTTGGGCAATGATGAGTATATCGAAATCATCTGCCCGAACG
- a CDS encoding discoidin domain-containing protein — protein MKFTSLFCIAALLIGLIPLMPQAAALAADQKLVPINIELPKPMFVGTPTPMKVERLEKPTGKPRPPFLAPEGTKNVALGKPVTSSDDLPVIGELSMITDGDKEAADGSYVELGPFKQWVQVDLGARHAIYAIVMWHYHKQPRVYYDVVVQIADDPDFTKNVVTVFNNDIDNSLGFGKGEDWHYVETNEGKLVDCKGTIGRYVRAYTAGNTSNDLNHWIELEVYGKPAK, from the coding sequence ATGAAATTTACGTCCCTGTTTTGTATTGCTGCTTTGCTGATCGGTTTGATTCCGTTGATGCCGCAGGCGGCCGCCTTGGCTGCGGATCAAAAGCTGGTGCCGATAAACATCGAGCTGCCCAAACCGATGTTCGTCGGCACGCCTACACCCATGAAAGTGGAAAGGCTGGAAAAGCCCACCGGTAAACCGCGTCCGCCGTTTCTCGCGCCGGAAGGCACCAAGAACGTCGCTCTCGGCAAGCCGGTCACTTCTTCCGATGATCTGCCGGTGATCGGCGAGCTGTCAATGATCACCGACGGCGACAAAGAGGCTGCCGACGGCTCCTATGTCGAGCTCGGACCCTTTAAGCAATGGGTGCAGGTCGATTTGGGCGCGCGCCACGCTATCTATGCGATCGTAATGTGGCACTATCACAAGCAGCCCCGCGTCTATTATGACGTAGTCGTGCAGATTGCCGACGATCCGGATTTCACCAAGAACGTCGTGACCGTCTTTAACAACGACATCGACAATTCTTTGGGTTTCGGCAAGGGTGAAGATTGGCATTATGTCGAAACCAATGAAGGCAAGCTGGTCGACTGCAAAGGAACGATCGGCCGTTATGTGCGCGCTTATACGGCCGGCAACACCAGCAACGATCTCAATCATTGGATCGAGCTCGAGGTCTACGGCAAACCGGCAAAATAA
- a CDS encoding HEAT repeat domain-containing protein: protein MLRNLLILLFLTTIGLGADFQQTLSKVAAYNYGDSRETLSELSDMLRQASGDAAKLAAYESAMLKVLADPKTTFAAKQYLCKELSIMGTEASVPTLSRMLYDPKTADIARYALERIPGQAVDQALLKAVGKTKGLVQIGVINSIGERRTAGAEKQLGKLLRSKDPQVVAAAGAALGKIGTPAASELLAKALNTSAARSAVADAYLRAADHLLAAGMTAQAEAAYRRLFDPKEAVPLRCAALTGLVRTVNDPTALLLQVLQNEPAELKAVAASLLHQCKRPIDLKAVAAELNHFDSLSKVQVLTAFRIKGDPVVREAVLAQLDDPMTEVNTAAVAALSSVGTAEDVALLAKLAAEALEPIKSAAKESLAKLKAPGTDEQIIAALESAEGAVLTTLIEAIGERNMDASAALLRLTRRPDVRVRVAAFKALGQVAKPDDLPRLIDALILCSAEADRREAERAVTATARRIPETDKQGDAVILGLQRAGTPAAKASLMLVLGRIGDPDGLPILQAALKSKDAAEQRAAILALSEWPTPAAVDDLLNAAKTLKDESLRILALRGFITQIGLPSERSAAETTKFYQTALELASNLQEKRMAMSGLSKVHSVEAFDLAAQYLDDPQLRAEAELAVLENAGHLGEQKTEARKAVIRKIGENTQDERIKRAVEYLLQ, encoded by the coding sequence ATGTTGCGTAACCTTCTAATTTTACTGTTTTTGACAACCATCGGCCTTGGCGCTGATTTTCAACAGACATTGTCAAAAGTGGCCGCATACAATTACGGTGACAGTCGCGAAACTTTGAGCGAATTGTCCGACATGTTGCGGCAAGCCTCCGGCGATGCGGCCAAGCTCGCCGCCTACGAAAGCGCCATGCTGAAGGTGCTGGCCGATCCCAAGACTACCTTTGCCGCTAAACAGTACCTGTGCAAAGAACTGAGCATTATGGGCACCGAGGCCTCGGTACCGACTCTGAGCAGGATGCTTTACGATCCCAAAACCGCGGACATTGCCCGATACGCGCTGGAACGCATTCCCGGCCAGGCCGTCGACCAAGCGCTGCTCAAGGCGGTCGGTAAAACCAAGGGCTTGGTTCAGATCGGCGTCATCAACAGCATCGGCGAAAGGCGAACCGCCGGTGCGGAAAAACAGCTGGGCAAACTGCTGAGAAGCAAAGATCCGCAGGTGGTTGCCGCTGCTGGGGCGGCACTCGGCAAGATCGGCACTCCGGCTGCTTCTGAACTGCTGGCCAAAGCATTGAACACCTCGGCGGCTCGCTCAGCCGTTGCCGATGCCTACCTGCGCGCCGCCGATCACCTCCTGGCTGCAGGAATGACGGCGCAGGCCGAGGCTGCCTATCGTCGCCTTTTTGACCCCAAAGAGGCCGTTCCATTGCGGTGCGCGGCGTTGACCGGACTGGTGCGCACCGTCAATGACCCGACGGCTCTGCTCCTGCAGGTTCTGCAGAACGAACCGGCCGAGCTCAAAGCCGTAGCGGCGAGTCTTTTGCATCAATGCAAACGCCCGATCGACCTGAAGGCGGTGGCCGCCGAGCTGAACCATTTCGATTCACTGAGCAAGGTACAGGTGTTGACGGCGTTCCGCATCAAGGGCGACCCTGTGGTGCGCGAGGCCGTCTTGGCCCAGCTTGACGATCCGATGACCGAGGTCAATACGGCTGCAGTAGCGGCTTTGTCGAGCGTCGGCACTGCCGAAGATGTCGCCCTTTTGGCCAAGCTGGCAGCGGAAGCTCTGGAACCGATCAAGTCCGCCGCCAAAGAGAGTTTGGCCAAGCTGAAAGCTCCCGGAACCGATGAGCAGATCATAGCCGCGCTGGAGAGTGCCGAAGGCGCCGTGCTGACGACCTTGATTGAGGCGATCGGCGAGCGCAACATGGACGCTTCGGCCGCTTTGCTGCGCTTGACCCGCAGACCGGACGTGCGGGTGCGCGTGGCGGCATTCAAAGCTTTGGGACAGGTCGCCAAGCCGGACGATCTGCCGCGGTTAATCGATGCTCTGATCCTCTGCTCGGCGGAAGCCGATCGTCGCGAGGCGGAGCGTGCCGTCACGGCGACGGCCAGACGGATTCCGGAGACGGACAAACAGGGCGACGCAGTGATTCTGGGTCTGCAGCGGGCGGGCACCCCGGCCGCCAAAGCCTCGCTGATGCTCGTGCTGGGGCGCATCGGCGATCCGGACGGTCTGCCGATTCTGCAGGCGGCGCTGAAAAGCAAGGACGCGGCTGAACAACGTGCCGCAATTCTAGCGCTCAGCGAATGGCCGACGCCGGCGGCGGTCGATGATCTTTTGAATGCTGCCAAGACGCTCAAAGACGAAAGTCTGCGCATCCTGGCGCTGCGCGGTTTCATCACCCAAATCGGCCTGCCTTCGGAGCGCAGCGCCGCCGAAACGACCAAGTTCTATCAGACGGCCTTGGAATTGGCATCCAACCTGCAGGAAAAGAGGATGGCAATGTCGGGTCTTTCCAAAGTGCACAGCGTCGAAGCATTTGACTTGGCGGCGCAGTATCTCGACGATCCTCAGCTGAGGGCCGAAGCGGAATTGGCGGTGCTCGAAAATGCCGGCCATCTCGGCGAACAGAAAACCGAAGCCCGCAAAGCCGTCATTCGCAAAATCGGCGAAAATACGCAGGACGAACGGATCAAGCGCGCCGTCGAATATCTGTTGCAGTAA
- a CDS encoding Gfo/Idh/MocA family oxidoreductase → MKRREFLRGSLAAVAAPLIVPSSVLGREGHVPPSDRIVMGCIGLGGQGTYNMRAFISQPDTEIVALCDVDEGIDGSIVRGQQTQAVNGLRQAVEKAVQTYADLGRTVSEDRFAQYIDYRELLARPDIDAVTICTPDHWHGLISIAAAEAGKDIYCEKPLVNSIAEGRAVVDAVKRYGRVLQTGSHERSNDSVRFAWELVKNGRIGKLREIHVNMPNSDPHHMELRQDRGDHPEMPVPKGFHYDFWLGPAPAAPYTLKRTHFWWRFILDTGGGEMTDRGAHIIDLAQFIHESDDSGPVELRAEGKQVESKLFDCFIEYAFECTYADGVKIIGTSTGNRGLKLVGSDGWIFIHIHGGRLEASHPDILRQNISAAEIHTERSPGHHRNFLDCVKTRRLPVAHAEIGHRTATICHLLNIAMLTRKPIRWDPVKETSDDPDINRLLARPMRSPWQL, encoded by the coding sequence ATGAAGCGGAGAGAGTTTTTGCGCGGCAGTCTGGCGGCAGTGGCGGCGCCGTTGATCGTACCGTCGTCGGTCTTGGGCCGCGAGGGGCATGTTCCGCCGAGCGACCGCATCGTGATGGGCTGCATCGGCCTGGGCGGCCAGGGAACCTACAACATGCGCGCCTTTATCAGCCAACCGGACACCGAGATAGTCGCCCTGTGCGATGTGGACGAAGGAATCGACGGCAGCATCGTGCGCGGCCAACAAACTCAGGCGGTCAACGGTCTTCGCCAGGCGGTCGAGAAAGCGGTGCAGACCTATGCCGATCTCGGCCGTACGGTTTCGGAGGACCGCTTTGCTCAGTATATCGATTATCGTGAACTTTTGGCGCGACCCGACATCGATGCGGTGACGATCTGCACGCCGGATCATTGGCATGGTCTTATTTCCATCGCCGCCGCCGAAGCGGGCAAGGACATCTATTGCGAAAAGCCGCTCGTCAATTCGATAGCGGAAGGGCGGGCGGTCGTCGACGCGGTCAAGCGGTACGGCCGCGTGCTGCAGACCGGCAGCCATGAACGCTCCAACGACTCGGTGCGGTTTGCCTGGGAGCTGGTCAAAAACGGCCGCATCGGCAAGCTTCGGGAAATACACGTCAACATGCCGAACAGCGATCCGCATCATATGGAACTACGGCAGGATCGCGGCGATCATCCGGAAATGCCCGTACCCAAGGGCTTTCACTATGACTTTTGGCTGGGGCCGGCACCGGCGGCACCCTATACCCTCAAGCGCACGCATTTTTGGTGGCGATTCATCCTGGACACCGGCGGCGGCGAAATGACTGACCGCGGCGCCCATATCATCGACTTGGCGCAGTTTATCCACGAAAGTGACGATTCCGGGCCGGTAGAACTGCGCGCCGAAGGCAAACAGGTCGAAAGCAAACTTTTTGATTGTTTCATCGAATACGCCTTTGAATGCACGTATGCGGACGGCGTCAAGATCATCGGCACCAGTACCGGCAATCGCGGCCTCAAGCTGGTAGGCAGCGACGGCTGGATCTTTATCCATATACACGGCGGCAGGCTCGAGGCGTCGCATCCCGATATCCTCCGGCAGAACATCAGCGCTGCAGAGATTCACACCGAGCGCAGTCCCGGTCATCATCGTAACTTTCTGGACTGCGTCAAAACGCGGCGGTTGCCCGTTGCACATGCCGAAATCGGCCATCGCACGGCAACCATCTGCCATTTGCTGAACATTGCCATGCTGACCCGCAAGCCGATCCGCTGGGACCCGGTCAAAGAGACCAGCGATGACCCGGACATCAATCGCCTGCTGGCGCGTCCCATGCGTTCGCCCTGGCAACTTTAG
- a CDS encoding ThuA domain-containing protein — protein sequence MKLEKHLLSLFLIIALFLVVLSQWAVAEITPEEKAKIEAAVPKEAFAAPQKPRRLLVMNLNLRDSKPSAGHRSTECGNYALQLMERTGAFQVVFSNDTLMFRAEALREFDGICFLNTAGVLCNDPTLRMNLLDFVSRGGGFVGIHAAAATFVQWPEYWQFPAFGQMLGAYEDGGHPWKPDETIWLRVEETNHPLTSMFPQSPFPIQDEVFQFRQPYSRDLLRVLLSIDTDKTDMNPQRRFLPERWADRDFAISWIRPYGKGRVFYTSLGHNADIYWHPQVLRHILAGIQYALGDLQADDAPSVRLGPSTKR from the coding sequence ATGAAACTTGAAAAGCATCTGCTGTCCCTGTTTTTGATCATTGCCCTTTTCCTGGTCGTTCTTTCGCAATGGGCGGTTGCCGAAATAACGCCGGAGGAAAAAGCCAAAATCGAAGCGGCGGTGCCGAAAGAAGCTTTTGCGGCTCCGCAAAAGCCGCGTCGCTTGCTGGTCATGAACCTCAACCTGCGCGACAGCAAACCCTCCGCCGGTCACCGTTCGACCGAATGCGGCAATTACGCCCTGCAGCTCATGGAGCGCACCGGCGCTTTTCAGGTCGTTTTCAGCAACGACACCCTCATGTTCCGCGCCGAAGCGTTGCGCGAATTCGACGGCATCTGCTTTTTGAACACGGCCGGCGTACTCTGCAACGATCCCACGCTGCGCATGAACCTGCTCGACTTTGTCTCGCGCGGCGGCGGCTTTGTCGGCATTCACGCGGCGGCGGCGACGTTCGTCCAGTGGCCGGAATATTGGCAGTTCCCCGCCTTCGGTCAGATGCTAGGCGCCTATGAAGACGGCGGGCATCCGTGGAAGCCGGATGAAACGATCTGGCTGCGCGTCGAGGAGACGAATCATCCGCTGACGAGCATGTTTCCGCAAAGCCCCTTTCCGATTCAGGACGAGGTCTTTCAATTTCGTCAACCCTACTCGCGCGATCTGCTGCGCGTGCTGTTGTCCATCGATACGGATAAAACCGACATGAATCCCCAGCGCCGCTTTTTGCCCGAGCGGTGGGCGGATCGTGATTTTGCGATCAGCTGGATTCGGCCATACGGCAAGGGCAGGGTTTTTTATACCAGTCTCGGCCACAACGCCGACATTTATTGGCATCCGCAGGTTCTGCGGCATATTTTGGCGGGCATTCAATATGCGCTCGGCGATCTGCAGGCGGACGATGCGCCGAGCGTCCGACTTGGACCATCAACCAAAAGGTGA
- a CDS encoding Gfo/Idh/MocA family oxidoreductase codes for MKRREFIKSGFAVAAGLTAPMIVSSRVLGRDNAAPSDQITLGCIGVGSMGSGHVRSFLGQPDVRLVAVCDVRREHRQRAKKTVDEHYGNSDCREYHDYRELLAQPDIDAVMIATPDHWHALIGIEAARQGKHMYYEKPLSRTIRESQAVRDAVKKSGVVFQFGTQQRSDQEFRRAVELIRNGRIGELLRVKIGSASYEQIPRPKEQPVPEGFDYDFWLGPAPYAPYSYERCTRQWTLISDYSLGCVSGAWGIHSVDIVQWVNRSDHAAPVSAEGSGYFPTDGLFDTARHFDVTHYYANGLELRHMDMHTAKKTAWQFGLFWMAILFEGTEGWIYVGRGFMDARPKSLLTEKLKPDEERLPESRNHHRNFLDAIRGLTAPISPIDAAFYSDIACHQAHIAMVLGRKVCWDNQSERFVDDPEANRLMSRAMRSPWQL; via the coding sequence CGAGCGATCAAATCACTCTGGGCTGCATCGGCGTCGGCAGCATGGGCAGCGGGCACGTGCGCTCCTTTCTCGGCCAGCCGGACGTCCGCCTCGTTGCGGTCTGCGACGTTCGGCGCGAACACCGGCAACGCGCCAAAAAGACGGTCGACGAACACTATGGAAACAGCGACTGCCGCGAATATCACGACTATCGCGAGCTTTTGGCGCAGCCGGACATCGACGCCGTAATGATCGCCACACCGGACCATTGGCATGCGCTCATCGGCATCGAAGCGGCGCGGCAGGGCAAGCACATGTACTATGAAAAGCCGCTGAGCCGCACGATCCGCGAGAGCCAGGCGGTACGCGATGCGGTGAAAAAGAGCGGCGTCGTCTTTCAGTTCGGCACGCAGCAGCGATCGGATCAAGAGTTCCGCCGCGCTGTGGAGCTGATTCGCAACGGCCGCATCGGCGAGCTGCTGCGCGTCAAGATCGGCTCCGCTTCCTATGAACAAATTCCGCGTCCCAAAGAACAACCGGTGCCCGAAGGTTTCGACTATGATTTCTGGCTCGGCCCGGCACCTTATGCCCCCTATTCCTACGAACGCTGTACCCGCCAATGGACGCTGATTTCCGATTATTCGCTGGGCTGCGTCAGCGGCGCCTGGGGCATCCATTCGGTCGACATCGTGCAATGGGTCAACCGCTCGGACCATGCAGCGCCCGTCTCCGCCGAAGGCAGCGGCTACTTTCCCACGGACGGCCTGTTCGATACCGCCCGACATTTTGACGTCACGCACTATTACGCCAACGGCCTCGAGCTGCGGCACATGGACATGCACACCGCCAAAAAGACCGCCTGGCAGTTCGGCCTCTTTTGGATGGCCATTCTCTTTGAAGGCACCGAAGGCTGGATCTATGTCGGCCGCGGCTTTATGGATGCCCGTCCCAAATCCCTTTTAACGGAAAAGCTAAAGCCGGATGAAGAGCGGCTTCCGGAAAGCCGCAACCATCACCGCAACTTTCTCGATGCAATCCGCGGCCTGACGGCGCCGATCAGCCCCATCGACGCTGCTTTCTACAGTGACATTGCCTGCCATCAGGCGCACATCGCGATGGTTTTAGGACGCAAGGTTTGTTGGGACAATCAAAGCGAACGGTTTGTAGACGATCCCGAAGCGAATCGGCTCATGAGCCGCGCCATGCGCAGTCCCTGGCAGCTTTGA